From the Clarias gariepinus isolate MV-2021 ecotype Netherlands chromosome 3, CGAR_prim_01v2, whole genome shotgun sequence genome, one window contains:
- the LOC128519621 gene encoding intercellular adhesion molecule 2-like isoform X2, producing MAGCLFSSLLIALCVGLYGTHAEVCRDPVVTPASLLVEYGHPAEVNCSILSKPVTGYMLGWESKSSQPDTDSKKSLTWRVDSLTNWEEADGLKCYLSTATDQCESRVNLTIYKRPDTIMLSSVPDVWIEGDQTELVCEIENVGPGHKLSVHWSRSNAKQNNAFTLFSETSPSDLVNEMKNVSATVKLNITARREDHGVQYKCAAVLNLDTGPVVSESQPITIPVPSGQPPLSSVWGMVSLLAVFTTVL from the exons AAGTATGTAGAGATCCTGTCGTCACTCCGGCGTCTCTGCTGGTGGAGTATGGACACCCTGCTGAAGTGAACTGCTCCATACTGAGTAAACCTGTAACGGGATACATGCTGGGCTGGGAGTCTAAATCATCACAACCGGATACAGACAGTAAAAAAAGTTTGACATGGAGGGTGGACAGTCTGACAAATTGGGAGGAAGCTGACGGTCTCAAGTGTTACCTCTCAACAGCAACTGATCAGTGTGAGAGTCGTGTAAATCTCACCATTTACA agaGACCAGACACCATTATGTTAAGCTCTGTTCCTGATGTGTGGATAGAGGGAGATCAAACAGAGCTAGTGTGTGAGATTGAAAACGTCGGTCCTGGACATAAACTCAGTGTACACTGGAGCAGATCCAACGCAAAGCAAAACAATGCTTTCACACTTTTTAGTGAAACATCACCTTCAGACTTGGTAAATGAGATGAAGAATGTGAGCGCTACAGTGAAACTGAACATTACGGCCAGACGTGAGGATCACGGAGTGCAGTACAAGTGTGCAGCTGTGCTGAATCTGGACACAGGTCCAGTTGTGTCTGAATCACAGCCAATCACCATCCCAGTCCCCT CTGGGCAACCTCCACTCAGTTCTGTCTGGGGAATGGTTAGTTTGCTAGCGGTTTTTACTACAGTGTTGTGA